GTATCAGGCCAAGAATCAAGGAAAAAATCGTGTTCATACCCCACAAAGCATAAAGCTTTCCTGACGGTTCCAGCTCGATTGTTCACTTGTTAGCTGATATCGATTCGGCTATGCTCACGGGTCTGGTCTCTTTCCGAATTATCCGAATTTTATTGAATGACAGGTTTGCCATGTCCTCTGAAAAAATATTGATTGTTGATGATGAAGCCGGAATGCAACGGCTTCTGGCGCGCGTTCTGGAACGTCAGGGGTATGAGACCCTGACTGTGGGTTCCGCCAAAGAAGCTCTGCAGTTGATCGGTTCCGATATTTTTGATCTGGTTTTGACTGACATCCAGATGCCGGGTATGAATGGGCTGGAGCTGCTGCGCGAGATCAAGGCTTTTGATCCTTCGTTGCCGATTATTGTCATAACGGCCTACGGAACCGTCGAGAGTGCCGTTGAGGCCTTGCGTGCCGGGGCCTATGATTACATCACCAAACCCTTTGAAACCGATGAGATTAAATTGACCGTCGCCAAGGCCTTTGAACGCGAGCGTTTGCTGGCCGAAAATCGTTATTTGCATGAAGAGCTGGAAGAGAAATATCGTTTTTCAGGGATTGTCGGTTCTTCGCAGATTATGGCAGATGTTTTTGATATGGCTTCTTCGGTTGCCGTCAGCAACGCCAGCGTGTTGATAACCGGCGAAAGCGGCACAGGTAAAGAGTTGATTGCACGTTCGGTTCATTACAACTCCCCGCGTAAAGACAACCCTTTTATTGTTTTGAACTGTGCCGTTTACTCCGAGGGGGTTATCGAAAGTGAACTCTTCGGCCATGAAAAAGGGGCCTTTTCTGGCGCCATCGGGACCAAAAAAGGGCGTTTTGAACTCGCCGATCAGGGCACCCTTTTTATTGATGAAGTCGGGGAAATGAGCCCTTCGGCCCAGGTCAAACTGCTCCGGGTGATTCAGGAGCATGAATTCGAACGTGTCGGTGGGGTTCGGACGATTAAAACTGATGTACGTCTGGTTGCGGCTACCAATAAGGATCTTATCGCTGAGGTTCAGGCCGGACGTTTTCGCGAAGATCTCTACTATCGGTTGAACGTGGTTCACCTGACAATGCCCCCTTTACGCGATCGACGTGAAGACATCGAGCCGCTTGTGCGTCATTTTCTGGAAAAATATAACGCTGAAACCGGGAAAAAGATTAGTGAAGTATCTCCCAAGGCGATGGCTGCCCTGGTCGCCCATGAGTGGCCAGGAAATGTCCGCGAATTGCAGAATGCCATGGAGCGCGCCGTCGTCTTGTGTCGTGGGGAGATTATTACGCCGAATGATCTCCCCCAGGAAGCCAGGGGGGGGGATGAAATCTGTTTTTCCCTGCCTCAAACCGGGAGTAACCTCACTGAAATTCTCGACGACCTTGAACGTCAGTTGATTATCCAGACTCTGCGACGTGAGGGGGCCTCTCAGACGCGTGCTGCGGAATCTTTAGGGATAGCTCGAACCACCCTGCGCTATAAAATGGAGAAATATGGCCTGATAGAACATAACGAGTGACAACTTTCTGCCTGCCGTTGGCCATTTAAATGAGCTATTGTCCTTTGCAGTCAGGTGCTGGAGGGTTGTCCCCGTAGAACTCGCCCATCTGCGTTCATGGTATATTCCTTGCTGAACCCCCTGTCTGTTTACACATCGCTCCCCATCAACTACTCCGGGATTTAATTCTTGTTGCCTTTTCGTTTTTTCTGCATCCTGATTTTGAGTCTGCTCTGTGCCTGTACCGACATGGACCCTGACCGACTTTATGCCCTCAAACTCGATCATGCGCCGGTTGCTGCCGACTGGAATGCTGCTTTGCCCAAGATTGTGACGGTAAAGGGAGGGCGTATAAATAAAGTCGATCCCTTGCCCCGGATCGATCAGGATACGGTACACACCTCAACCGCCAGTTGTCATCACGGGTCGAGCCTGCCAGATCCTGTGGATATAGATGTGCGTGCTTTTTATACGGATACAGATCTCTACCTGCGGCTCAGCTGGGCTGACCCTACCCGCAACGATAATATGCGCGGCTGGACCTATAATGGGACCTCCTGGCAGAGCTCCGGCGATTTTGAGGACGGCTTAGGGATCCTGTGGGATATTGAGCGGAAATATCCGGATTTCACCTGTTCTTACGCTTGTCATCTCGATGACTTTGGTGTCAGCGGTCAGAGCTTTCGAGGACATAATCGGATGAAACTATTTAAGCAGGGGCCGCAACTCGATTTATGGAACTGGAAAGCCGGGCGTACCGGGCACCTTTCCTTTGCCGATGATCGTTTTATTGATAAAGATGGCATGCATGGCGACATCCCTGGTGAAATTTTCCATCCCAATTCTTTGAAACAGGCCCGACCCTCTGAATCAGGCGAAATCTTTGGTAAAGGAGATCGCCCGATCTATGATTTTGATGGCGCTGCTGTCGAAGGGCAAAAATTGACAATTTTCTCCAGAGCCCCTGGTTATCTCACCGATCACCCGTCCGGAGACCGGGCCGATGTCGTTGCACATTCGGTGTGGCGGGATGGTCGCTGGACAGTTGTGTTGCGTCGCGCTCTCGACACCGGTTCACCCCGAGACGCTCGTTTTTCAATCGGTGAAAATGCTGCGATCAGTTTCGGTATCGCACTGATGGATAATTCCCTGTATGAACATTACGCTTCTACAGTGTCGCAAACCCTTGTGTTGCTCCCGTCGAATGGGAAAAATACTCAGGTCAAGTGAGGATAACATGAAGATTGGGTTTAATTTTTTGGTTTTGTTGTTGTTGCTTTCTTTCGTGGGCTGTAGTGACCACACCCTTACGTCCAACGGATCGACAAATGAACTGGTCAAAGTTAAAGGGCATGTCGTCGCTCCAGTGGAAAAGGCTTCACTCTATATCTATAAAAAAGGGATGGACCTTTATGGCCCTGCTTTTGCGGTGTCTAACGAGTCGGATCGTGAGGGGAACTTTGCCATCTCCCTCCCCGAAGGTGAATATGTGTCTGTCGTGCGCAAACGGGTCAGCGGTTCCTCTGTCGGGCCGGTCGTCGCGGGTGACAATCGGAGTGAATTCATTCCTTTGGTGGTTAAAAAAAATATGGCTGAATTAACCTTCAGCGCGCCGCTTAAAATTGGGGACAAGCGACGCCTGACGATGCAGGACGGTAAATTGAAAACCGGCTTTGTCGGGCGCATTACCGATGTTGACGGTAACCCGCTTGAGGGGCTCAGAATTCAGGTGTACGACCATGTCCAAATGTCAGAACGTCCCAAATATGTATCAGAGAAGACCGGTCCTGATGGTCTTTATCAGATGTTATTACCGCAGGGAGGCACCTACTATATCAGCGCGCGTGACAACTTTGGTGGGCCGCCCAAGCTGGGTGATCTTTATGGACGTTATGACCAGGGGACGATCGAACCTTCAGCGGTGGTCATTCGTAAAAATGAAATTCTAAAAGGCGTTGATATTCGGGTTACAAAGGTATGGTAAAGCGGCTGATTCCATTTTTACTTGTGTTGTTGATCGGTTGCCAGCAGACCAGCGAACCGATCGCCCTCGACGACCTGGCGGCTTCCGCGCGTAGCGGCGACACCAAGGCCCTGGTCCAGTTGATCGATCTTCTCGGAGAACAGGGTGGCCGGACAAACGATCGAGTTTACGCACTTTTGCTTGACCTGGGTGATGCGGCAATTCCTGCGCTTTTGCCCGAAATCTCGGGCAAGGATCGCGTTAAGCGTGAATATGTGATTGCCGCCCTGGGTAACCTCAACGCGGCCGCGGCCGTGCCCGAGATTGCTCGTGTTCTGGCGGATCAACAGCTCGGGCGCCGTTATATCGCGGCCTGGGCCCTGGGAGAAATCGGCGGGGATGGCTCGGTTGGGCCCCTGATCAAAGCTCTTACGGATGGAGACGAAGAAGTTCGTAAATACGCGACCCGCTCGCTGATCAAACTGAACCTGCATGCGGTTGATCCTCTTATCAAGTTTTTGCAACAACCGCAAAGCCCCCAGGCAGAGGCCTGTGCGGTGAGGGCGCTGGGTGATATCGCCAACATTAAAGCCTTTGATGTATTAGTTTCCCACCTTAACGGGCCGAGTCGGGCCGAAGTTGTCACTGCCCTGGGTAAGCTCAAGGATCCAAGAGCCGTCGGGGCTTTGGTTTCTGTTTTGCACGATCCTGATTGGCAAATCAGAATGAATGCGGCGACCGCTTTGGGCCCCATCGGCAGCAATCTTCAGGCGCCACAACTCGAAACCCTGCTCGACGACAATGTCAATGTTGTGCGCGAATGGGCGGCGCGCTCTTTAGAGATGATGACGGGGCGGCGCTATACCTACCGCAATGAAGATGGTAAAAACGTCAAACCCTATAATATCTACCATTAATCGGGAGATCGAATTTGAAAGACCTACTTCATCTGCCGCTGCTGGGCACCTTACTCAAAAATCGCTGGTTCTGGCGTTTAAGTCGACTCTCGTTATTGGCGATCACGCTTCTGGTTATCGCAAGCGGTTGGCATCATCATCTTATACCGGGGATTGCTGCCAATGATCCCCTGATGTACACAAACTTCGCCACCTTCGGGCTCTGGGTGCTGTGGCTCATGGGGTTGGTGCTGCTGGCCCTGGTTGCCGGGCGTTTCTGGTGCGCAGTCTGTCCTTTCGGGTGGCTTAACGGCCTGTTTTCGCGTTATGGATTCAAGCGGTCGTTGCCGAACTGGCTGGGGGGGATGTTGCCGGTCACCCTGTTATTGGTGGGGCTGCAAATTTCAGTCTACCTGCTGGCGATCCACCGTTATCCTGACTATACTGCACGCCTGTTGGCTCTGCTTATCATCGCGTTGATATTCAGTTCGGTGGTTTTTCGCAAGCGGGCCTTCTGTCAACTTTTTTGTCCGGCGGGGGCTGTTCTTAAATGTTATGCGCGAATTGCCCCTTTTGAATTACGGGTGCGCGATACTCAGGTCTGTGCCGACTGCAGTAGCGTACAATGTGTTTCCGAAAAAAGTTTTTGGCAGCGTTATACCCTTGGCCCTGCTGTCCTGCATTTACAGCGGCAGCGTCCTGGCTGCCCGGTTGATATCCACCCGCGTCAGATCAATGACAACAGCGATTGCACTCTGTGCATGAACTGTGTTGAGAATTGCTGCAATGATAACCTGCGTCTCGGTTTTCGCCCCTGGCTGGCCGAGTTGGGACAGGCCTTTGTCGGGCGCGGCGAAGCCTTGCTGCTTTTGGTTCTTACCGGGATGGTGACGGCGAACTTTAGCAAGGTGAATATTCCGCTACGTGAATGGATATTTGCCGCACCCAAACAGACAGCGCTCCTGCTTGGCTGGCAGGCGGATGGCTACTTTTTACTTGCCGCCCTCTGGATTACCCTTTTGTTGCCCTTATTGCTGGTGGTTCCCGGCTTAATTCTCTACCGGTTGCGTTTTTTGCAGATTTCAATCGTTGACGAGGCGCGCCAACCAGTACAGAAGGTCGATAAACGCTCCTTGTTTGATGGGCTCTCTGAGCTTTTATTGCCAGCCATTCCGCTGCTGTTAGGGGCTCACCTGATTCTTGCGGTCGTCAAACTGAACGCCAAACTTGGTTACTTCAATCTGGTGCTGTCGGATTGGAGTGGAATCAAAAGTTACCTTGCGGTGAATTTGATGGGAACTCTGCCGCAACCCGGAGTGCTGATCTCCATCGACCTGCTTAAATGGGTGGTGCTGTTGCTGCTGGTCGTAAGTTATCTGCTGGCGATTTTTGCCGTGAAAAAGGTCGCCGCCACCCGGGAAGGTCGGACCTTCTATGTCTGGGGAGCGCTGATCAATATCAGCTTGCTGGCTGGACTCTATCTGCATACGGTGATTCGATGGCTTTTTCTGCGTTAAAATACGTCTGCCTGTGTCTGGTGCTCTTACTGACATTAATGAGTTCGTCAGGCCTGGCCTGTTTTGGCCCCAAACTGTTTATTGGCGTGGCTGCCGGTCAGGAAGGAGAGATGCGTTTTTACCTGGTCTCTATTTACCTGCATGAAAAAACCGGGATAGACAGTACGCTGATTGAATTAAAATCGGGACAAACTGGGGCTGAGGCCCTTGCCGCGAAGGAGATCGATCTTGGGTTCTCGAGCCAACCCGGGGTGCAGGCGACGCCGGTTTTACATCTGGGCGGACAGCTGTACCTTTACAGTGGCGAGCGCCCTCTGAACGATCTTCAGTTCTCGACCGTAGGTCGGACTTTGGTCAAATTGCAACAGCGTCTCGATACCGGCGGCCTCGAATCTATACGCCAGAAGATTCAGACCGGAACCCTGCCGGCTGTCGCGGTACGGGATTTTCTGTTAAAAAATGGCTGGATTTAAGCGGAGGCTGCTGGTGCGCAACTCCCTCATTAGCGTTGTGGCTCTGTTGGTCTTGTGGGGCTGCACAACACCGCAGATCTCACGAATCCCGCAGCTGCAGGTCGGTACCGACCAACATCCGTTCGAAATTAGCGGAGTCTTGTCCGCAGACTTGCGTCTCAGTGGGGTTATCCGGCTGACCGGGGACTTATTGATACCAGCCGGCCGTTCACTCTGGATCGCTCCAGGAAGTTCTGTGCTGGTGGTCGGCAATGACAGCAGCAAGATTGACCCTGAGTTCCTCGACAAAGGAACCGAAATTCTCGTCAAGGGGAGTCTGATTGTCGCAGGGGAGGGGTCGGCTCCAGTGCGCTTCGCCCTCGATCCTGCGACTCCTGCTGGTGAAAATTGGAGTGGTATCGAGCTGATTGGGGCGCAAACTACCCAGTTTAGCCATGTTGATATCTTTGCCGCAGAAACCGGTATTCTCAGTATCGACAGCTCGCCGCGCCTTGAACAGGTGAATATTCTTGGCGCGCGTAACGGACTGCTGCTCCAGGGTGGAGGCGTGATGGATTTTCATGGCGGACGTATCAGCGGTGGTGATGCCGGTCTCCTTTGTTTCGACAGGGCATCTCTGGCGTTAAACCAGGTCCAGATCGTCGATAACCTTGAAGAGGGCATGTATCTGGCCCCGGGCTGTTCGGTCAAGGCGCAGGATGTTGCAGTTGAGCGGAATGATCTGGGCCTGGTCGCGCTGGCCTCAACCCGTGCGCAGCTCACGTTGAGTCTGCACTCTAATCGTATCGATTTTAAACCCCTCCCTGTCGGGGTCATCAGCAAATGAAGATATTTCTGCTTCTTGTATTGCTGGCCCTTCCATCACTGGCCACTGCGCTGGAATACCATGGAGAAAACACCCTTTATGTGGATACCCAGTGGCAGGGGGAGGTGCTGATTGACGGAATCCTGACGGTTGCCACGGGAGCGACACTCGAGATCCGTCCCGGAACCCATGTGCGCTTTGTGCGCAGGGACACCAACGGAGATGGTATCGGCGAGAGTGAACTCTTTGCTCAGGGTCGATTTATAGCGCGGGGCACAGCCGCGGAACCGGTGGTTTTTACCTCAGCCGAGTCGAATCCCGCCCCCGGTGACTGGGGGGCCCTGAATATGATGATGAATGAAGAAGGCGAGAATCTTCTCGAGCACTGTCTTGTCGAATACGCTTATCGGGGATTTCACGCCCATTTTTCAAATGCGCATTTGCGGGCTTCGACCTTTCGGCACAATCAGCGGGGCGCTCAGTTTCAGGAGTCGACCGTCACTATTGAAGACTGCACTTTCCGCGATAATTTTAACGGTCTGCAATTTCGTGACTCGAAGGTTTCACTTAAAAACAGCAGTGTCGTCTCCAACCATTGGGGTGTCCGCGCTGTTTTTGTCACCCTTTTGATGTCGCATTGCCAGATCGAAGGGAATCTGACCAATGGCGTCAGTCTGCGCGATAGCAGTTTGACCCTGAGCAATAATCAGATCACAAATAATCGCCGCGGGATCTACCTTCAGCGCAGTAGCGGAACTCTGCGGGGTAACCGGATCGAAGATAATCGCGAACATGGCATCTATCTTGAAGATTCAATCGCTGATGTCCAGTTTAACTTGATCAGCGGGAATGGCAGGTCAGGATTGAAAGTTCTCGATTCAGGCGGCAGCGTCGAGAATAACCGAATCGAAAACAATGGTGAGTTTGCGTTCTTTAACGCCGGCACTGACGACTTTTCTGTCGGCGCCAACTGGTATGGACTCCGCAACGCAACGCCTTCTCTGGTCGACGGACTCAGCCGGCCTGGAGCTGGGCGCCTTCTGCTGGCACCGTCACTCAGTCAACAACCCGAGGCTGGAACCTTTTGAAATCTTTAATTCAACTACTGCACCTGTTGACTCTCCTTGTGCCCCTGTTTCTGTTGATGGGCTGTCAGCCCGAAGGCACCCGTCAGAAGATGCGCATCGGCTATATGAACTGCAACAGTGAAAAAGAGACCCTGCAACGATTTCGCCCGTTGACGCGTTATCTGTCACAGAAACTTGGTATCGACTTTGAGGCTGTTCCTGTCGACACTCAGGATTTTCCCCAGCGGTTTGCCGCTGGAGAGTTCGAATTTACCCATACCAACTCCTTGCTCTATTTAATCCTGCACAAGGAGAGTGGGTTGAAACTCCTGGCCACCGAAAAGCGGGGACGTTACGGCAGTTCGACCTCCGGGTCCATTATTTCGCGTAAAGGGAGTGGCATCAAAACCCTCGAAGATATTAAGGGTAAACGCATGGTGTTTGGACCCCAGCTGGCTCCCAGCGGGTTTCTCGCCCAGTACGATATTATGCTGCGCAACCATATCGATCCAGAAACCGATCTGGCCTACTATGCGATCCCTGCCGGTGCATTCAAGCACGAGAAGGTGATCTACGGTGTCTATTTTGGCCAGTTCGATGTGGGGGCCGCACCGTCCCTCGATCTTGAACTGATGATCGCCGACGGCAAGATAGCGGCCAGCGATTTTAATATCATCGCCGAGAGCCCGATTATCCCTTATTGCACCTTCGGCGCCCGGAAGGACCTTGATCCTGCGCTGGTTGAAAAATTTCGTCAGACACTCGTCAGTTTGAGCACCGACGAAACCGTGAACTATGAGGGTGAAAAACTCAAAGTTCTTGCCTCTGCGTGGGTCAGTGGCTATGAAACCCTTCAAGACTCTGATTACGACCAGCTGCGGGCGATGGCCAAGCGTGCCAACATGCCCCCTTATCAGGAGTTTTGATGGCAGGCCGTGACCGCTTCGATATCCTGACCTCTTCCTGTCTGCTGATTTGTGTTCTGGCCCTCGGTTTTCTTCTGGCTAACGGGCAACGCCAGAATTCTTCAGCAGCAGCTCTGGATAAAGCGCTTTCACGGCAGGTGGCTTACCAGGCGCGGGTCGATTTTCTGCGTAAGCTTTATCAACCGGTTGAAGACCTTCGTGCGGCGGGGCAGGTTTCATCGGCACTGCTTAAACTTGATGAACTGGCTCGAGCCTATCCACAGGAAGCCCACGGTGAAATTTTGTACGCCGAAATTTTGCTTGAGCGCGGGGCGACCAAGGAAGCCATTGACCACTATGTGCGTGCGGTCCGCCTGAATGGCGACTATGTCGACAAAGGCAGTCCTTTAAACAGGCGTCAGGCTATTCAGCGACTGGTTGATGCTCAGCTGCCGGTGTTTACTGAAAAGGCCCGCCAGAATCCACAAGGTCTTGGGCTACAGCATACCCTGACCGGACTTTATTATCTGCAGAGTCGGCTTGCTGGAGGCTGTGAGTAATTTTGAACCTGCTTGAGCGTCAGAATCTGATCGTTATTGTCTCCGGACTGAGCCTGGGAATCCTTGGCGTATTGCTGGTGGTCTGGGGAAACCCCCAGAATTCCGGGATTTGTGTCTCCTGCTTTCTGGAAAATTCGGCCGGGGCACTCGGGCTGCACGATAACCCGCGCATGCAATACCTGCGGCCGGAATTGATCGGTTTTGTGCTTGGAGCGGTTGCCGCCGCTTTTCTCGGCCGCGAATTTAAATCACGCGGCGGGAGCGCTCCCTTGCCACGCCTGGTGGCCGGAATTTTTCTGATCGTCGGCTGTGCCGTTTTTATCGGTTGTCCCATCAAGATGTTTCTTCGCTTTGTGGCCGGGGATTTAACCACCTTAAGCGGTATCGCCGGTCTGATCGCTGGCGTCTGGCTCGGGCTTAAGGGCTTGGCCGCGGGTGTCCATTTCGGCGGGAGCAAACAACAGCCGGGAGGTGCCGGAATCTGGGTCCCCCTTGTCTTTGTCCTCCTGCTTGCCTATGTTCTCTGGCCGCCCGGGTTCCTGTTGCATTCGACCCGGGGGAGTGCTGCGCAGTCAGCCCCGGTCCTGGTCGCACTGGCTGTCGGCCTGTTTTTGGGTGCTCTGGCCCAACGGAGCAGGTTCTGTGTGACTGGTTCGATTCGCGATAGTCTGTTGATGGGATATCGAACGCCACTGCTGCTGGGTTTGGTGGCTTTCCTGCTTAGCGGTTTTATTGCCAGTGTTGCTACCGGCCAATTTCATCCCGGATTTTATGGCCAACCGGGCGCGCACCTGGATATGCTCTGGAGCTTTCTGGGGATGTTACTGGTCGGTCTGATTTCGGCTCTGCTCGGTGGTTGTCCCTTTCGACAATTAATCAAGTCGGGAGAGGGGGATGCCGATGCAGGTCTGGTCGTGATCGGGATGTTCATCGGCGGCGGGCTGGTGCAATCCTGGCAGATTGCCGCCACGACCGCCGGAGTCAGTCTTTACGGCAAGGTGGCGGTGATGGTGGGTCTTATTTTTGTACTGATTAATATGCTTCTTTATCGCGAGCGTGTCGTCTGACGTTGGCAGCAACCGTTGAAAGGATCCAATTTGTGAGCAGATTACAGCGAAACCCGGAGATTGTCTGGCGGGTTGAAAAGCGCCGGCAGCAGGCGGTCATTGAGCGACTTGGTGCCGGGGAAGAGATCGATAATGAAGGTACAGTTATTCTGTTGATCTCCGGGATGATGCACCAGCTGAACCTCCTCGGCGGGATGATCTGGTCCCTTTGTGACGGCACGCGTGGTGTCGACCAGATTGTTGCTGAATTATTGAAAGAGTTTGATGTTGATACGAAAACTTTGAAAATCGATGTCGATGAGTTTGTTGCTGATCTCCTTGAAAGGGGCTGGCTCAGTTATGACTAATCCACTCACGGAACAATTTTCAGCACCGCTGACCTTTAACTGGACACTCTCTTACCGCTGTAATTTTACCTGCAGACACTGCTACAGTCGGGAAGAGGAGTGTGATGAGCTCAGCATCGCGGAGCTGAAGCAGATCGTCGATCGTCTCGCCCAGCATCAGGTCCCCTTTATCAACTTCGGTGGTGGCGAACCCTTGATGCGTCCGGATATTTTCGAAATCAGTGAATATGCTCGCAAACAAGGGCTGAATGTTTCCATGAACAGCAACGGCTGGCTGCTTGATCAGCCCGCCGCTGAAAAGATTAAAGCCGCCGGCTTTCGCAGTGTCGGGATCAGCATCGACAGTGCAGACGCCGCTCTGCATGACGACTTCCGCAATCAACCCGGGTCATTTGTCAAAGCTGTGAATGCACTCGATGCTCTCGCCCAGGCAGGTGTGCGGAGTACCATGAGTTCGGTGATTTCAAAGATCAATCATTTGAAGTTCCGCGATCTGTTAGACCTGGCGCGACAGCATAAGGTGACGCAAGTTTATCTGCATAATTTCAAATGCAGCGGCCGAGGATTCAAAAATCGGGAAGATCTTGATCTTAGTCCTCTGGAGTGGAAAGCATTTTATCTCGAAGCACTGAGGGTCAAGGATGAGACCAAGGATCTGCTGATCTCCTTTGATGACCCGGTGATTGCGTCCCTGCCAGGATATGCTGAAAATTCCTTGGTTAAAGGGAGCAGCTGCGGGAAGCTTTCGTTGAACCTGCGTCCCAATGGCGATATCACCCCCTGTGGCTTTATCCCATTAGTGGTAGGCAATATTCTGCGCGATGATTTCGAGGAGATATGGTACAATTCGCCCATTCTCAACAAGATGCGCAACAAGGAAGCCAAGGGGAAATGTCAGGGTTGCGGTGCCTATGAAGACTGTCTCGGGGGCTGTACAGCGCGCGCCTTCGCGACCACGGGAGACCTGAGTGAACCAGATCCTCATTGCTGGAAATAGAAGCGTTTAGACAGTTCAGTTGAAAATATTTTCAACTGATAAACCCAAAACCATGTGGGAGGTTGCCATGAAGAAGTACATGAAGCCCCGTATTGTTGGTTCATCCAACGTCCATCCTTGCTGATGGTGGGGAAGGGGAGCAGCTTGCTGCTCCCCTTTTTTTTACAACTTTTGCAGGAGGTAGGGTTGTATGTCCCTGGATCTGCTTGATGCGCCCTTGAGAATCACCTGGGACCTCTGTCCTGTGGATCAGAAACCGCTCTCGGGCCGGGACGCATTGCAGGTTGCAGATCGGCTGCTGGAAGCTGGGATTTTTTACCTGCTGTTGGATGAGCGCCCGCTGCTTCATCCCGATCTGCCGGAGATTCTGCGCCGGATGACAGCCGAAGGTTGTCAGGTCAGCCTTGTGCTCGGGGATTCCGCCGCCGAATGGGAAGCGCTTCTCGCCCTGAAAGGCAACTTCACCCTCTTTGTCGATGCCGGCTGCTGGCTGTCCAGAGAGAATGGCCTGTCGCGGCTGGAAGAGGTCTTTGCATGTTTGGCTGCCAAAGGACTGAAAGCTGCTCTTTTATGGGTCCCCGAAGCGGGCCATCTGCCTTTTCTTTACCCGCTGTTTGAGCTCTGCGCGCGCCACCAGATAACCCGTTTTAAGTTGCCAAACCACAAGATCGGTGTTAATCCTGATCCCTCTAAAACGGCCAGAATTTTGCAGTCTGCTGATCTGTGCG
Above is a genomic segment from Geopsychrobacter electrodiphilus DSM 16401 containing:
- the pqqD gene encoding pyrroloquinoline quinone biosynthesis peptide chaperone PqqD produces the protein MSRLQRNPEIVWRVEKRRQQAVIERLGAGEEIDNEGTVILLISGMMHQLNLLGGMIWSLCDGTRGVDQIVAELLKEFDVDTKTLKIDVDEFVADLLERGWLSYD
- a CDS encoding SPASM domain-containing protein encodes the protein MSLDLLDAPLRITWDLCPVDQKPLSGRDALQVADRLLEAGIFYLLLDERPLLHPDLPEILRRMTAEGCQVSLVLGDSAAEWEALLALKGNFTLFVDAGCWLSRENGLSRLEEVFACLAAKGLKAALLWVPEAGHLPFLYPLFELCARHQITRFKLPNHKIGVNPDPSKTARILQSADLCVLEQMLLEHPLATANISLEVHDLFLWELLFPNGGGERSEYGGCQAGNSLGHVSGNGDLWPCSSWPQALGSLLQQDLMVLWDSPLRFQVRAEVDAEPSDCKGCRDYTICFGGCRGLARSCRKNGDRRDLLCIGPR
- a CDS encoding GeoRSP system radical SAM/SPASM protein, which codes for MTNPLTEQFSAPLTFNWTLSYRCNFTCRHCYSREEECDELSIAELKQIVDRLAQHQVPFINFGGGEPLMRPDIFEISEYARKQGLNVSMNSNGWLLDQPAAEKIKAAGFRSVGISIDSADAALHDDFRNQPGSFVKAVNALDALAQAGVRSTMSSVISKINHLKFRDLLDLARQHKVTQVYLHNFKCSGRGFKNREDLDLSPLEWKAFYLEALRVKDETKDLLISFDDPVIASLPGYAENSLVKGSSCGKLSLNLRPNGDITPCGFIPLVVGNILRDDFEEIWYNSPILNKMRNKEAKGKCQGCGAYEDCLGGCTARAFATTGDLSEPDPHCWK